From Bacillus basilensis, a single genomic window includes:
- a CDS encoding class II fructose-bisphosphate aldolase — protein sequence MSLVQMKDILIKANQEKYGVGAFSVANMEMVMGAIQAAEELCSPLILQIAEVRLNHSPIHLIGPLMVAAAKKATIPVAVHFDHGMTFEKIKETLEIGFSSVMFDGSHYPLEENIQRTKEVVELAKHYGATVEAEIGRVGGSEDGSEDIEMMLTSTKEAKRFAEETDIDALAVAIGNAHGMYNGDPDLRLDRLQEINGIVDIPLVLHGGSGISPENFKQCIQHGVRKINVATATFQNIVSRVNTAALNTPYLDYFTYHQDVIEAAYENVKNHMLIFGSENKAQPEKLSSLNNRRNS from the coding sequence ATGTCATTAGTTCAAATGAAAGATATTTTAATAAAGGCCAATCAAGAGAAATATGGGGTAGGAGCTTTCAGTGTCGCTAATATGGAAATGGTAATGGGAGCTATTCAAGCAGCAGAAGAATTGTGTTCTCCACTTATTCTACAAATTGCAGAAGTTCGTTTGAATCATTCGCCAATTCATCTAATTGGTCCTTTGATGGTAGCTGCGGCGAAAAAAGCCACTATCCCAGTAGCAGTTCACTTTGATCACGGTATGACGTTTGAAAAAATTAAAGAGACATTAGAAATTGGTTTTAGTTCGGTTATGTTTGATGGCTCTCACTATCCGTTAGAAGAGAATATCCAAAGGACAAAAGAAGTTGTGGAGCTTGCGAAACACTACGGTGCGACAGTAGAGGCTGAGATTGGCAGAGTAGGTGGTAGTGAGGACGGATCAGAAGATATTGAAATGATGCTGACGAGTACTAAAGAAGCAAAAAGATTTGCAGAAGAAACAGATATTGATGCGTTAGCTGTTGCGATTGGAAATGCGCACGGGATGTACAATGGAGACCCTGATTTACGATTAGACCGCTTGCAGGAGATTAATGGGATAGTCGATATTCCTTTAGTATTACATGGTGGGTCTGGCATTAGCCCAGAGAATTTCAAGCAATGTATTCAACATGGTGTTCGAAAAATTAATGTAGCAACAGCGACGTTTCAGAATATAGTTTCTAGGGTTAACACTGCTGCCCTAAATACTCCTTATTTAGATTACTTTACGTATCATCAAGATGTAATTGAGGCCGCATACGAAAACGTTAAAAATCATATGCTCATATTCGGAAGTGAAAACAAAGCACAACCAGAAAAGCTTTCTTCATTAAATAATAGAAGGAACTCATAA
- a CDS encoding 5-deoxy-glucuronate isomerase → MLGKLGELNEGYNVLTEMNGHCSDMLMDIGIYKMSNGKEELLFDNKNETAVLLLEGAIRLEWEGMEQVIQRQSVFEENPWCLHVAKNVKVTITALSDSEVLVQKTDNDQEFASKLYTPNECQSVVAGGGVWEGTAQRVIRTIFDYNNAAYSNMVVGEVISYPGRWSSYPPHHHDQPEVYYYRFNKPQGFGCAMVDEDAYRVVHNSFITIPGKLDHPQATAPGYAMYFCWMIRHLENNPWNDRIMEEDHKWLLEPNVKIWPEKE, encoded by the coding sequence ATGTTAGGTAAATTAGGTGAATTAAATGAAGGATATAATGTATTAACAGAAATGAACGGTCATTGCAGTGATATGTTAATGGATATAGGCATATATAAGATGTCTAATGGAAAAGAAGAGTTGTTATTTGATAATAAGAATGAAACGGCAGTACTTTTACTAGAAGGGGCAATACGTTTAGAGTGGGAAGGGATGGAACAAGTTATTCAAAGGCAGTCTGTTTTTGAAGAAAACCCTTGGTGTTTACATGTGGCTAAAAATGTGAAGGTTACAATTACTGCTCTTTCAGATAGTGAAGTGCTTGTCCAAAAAACAGATAATGACCAAGAATTTGCGTCAAAGTTATATACTCCAAATGAGTGTCAAAGTGTCGTAGCTGGAGGAGGCGTATGGGAGGGAACAGCGCAGCGTGTTATTCGTACAATTTTTGACTATAACAATGCAGCATATTCTAACATGGTAGTAGGAGAAGTTATTTCTTATCCAGGACGATGGTCCAGTTATCCACCACATCATCATGATCAACCGGAGGTATATTATTATCGATTTAATAAGCCACAGGGATTTGGATGTGCAATGGTAGATGAGGATGCTTATCGCGTTGTACATAATAGTTTTATTACAATTCCAGGTAAGCTAGACCACCCGCAAGCAACTGCGCCTGGATATGCAATGTATTTTTGTTGGATGATTCGGCACCTTGAGAATAATCCATGGAATGATCGTATTATGGAGGAAGACCACAAGTGGTTATTAGAACCAAACGTGAAAATTTGGCCAGAAAAGGAATAG
- the dnaX gene encoding DNA polymerase III subunit gamma/tau produces MSNYVALYRAYRPNSFNDLVGQDHIKTTIMNAIKLEKVAHAYLLSGPRGTGKTTVAKIIGKGVNCLAPLSNGEPCQKCANCSDINNNKFADILEFDAASNNGVEEIRQIRDQVHLAPVTGKYKVYIIDEVHMLSNSAFNALLKTLEEPPAHVIFILATSDPQKVPKTIISRCQQFEFRNIPLQAMIERLKFISHDQGIRITDEALHLISQLAEGGLRNALSIMDQVIAYATNNVTIDHVATVVGKVAIQDIEKLIHYITEKDLTSTLDSLQTILERKQADFFLSDLIGYYRDLMIFNLSQKTDMFKVAIYNNAFINLAERIPLSKIPSILEELTTVQYKIKSSVYAATLIEIALVKILQLEQEISMNQPNIQNNENEASSELNQTLLQSLLDTIATFNQRLDEYEKQKEQPISNQRRRNIQIYRDPKAKETAKDIVLPEITWETSKLLETFLPNCIAHIKKDNPLIANSLGEIVHATGSKHHIIFVMENPQQVETLYNPLNDSIVTKTISQLLRRQITMIYLEKSEWEEINSNKEV; encoded by the coding sequence ATGAGTAATTATGTTGCACTATACCGTGCGTATAGACCAAATAGCTTTAATGATTTAGTGGGGCAAGATCATATTAAAACGACAATCATGAATGCGATTAAACTAGAAAAAGTAGCTCATGCCTACCTACTATCTGGACCACGAGGTACTGGTAAAACAACTGTTGCCAAAATAATTGGAAAAGGCGTTAACTGCTTAGCTCCATTAAGTAATGGTGAGCCTTGTCAAAAGTGCGCCAACTGTAGTGATATCAATAATAATAAATTCGCGGACATTCTAGAATTTGATGCTGCAAGCAATAATGGAGTAGAAGAAATACGGCAGATACGAGATCAGGTACATTTAGCACCGGTTACAGGAAAATATAAAGTGTACATTATCGATGAAGTGCATATGCTTTCAAATTCAGCATTTAATGCTCTATTAAAGACATTAGAAGAGCCACCAGCACACGTTATTTTCATACTAGCTACATCAGATCCACAAAAAGTTCCTAAAACTATCATTTCTAGATGCCAACAATTTGAATTTCGAAACATCCCACTTCAAGCAATGATTGAAAGGTTAAAATTCATCTCCCATGATCAAGGGATTCGGATTACAGATGAAGCATTGCATTTAATATCCCAATTAGCTGAAGGTGGTTTAAGAAATGCCCTTAGCATAATGGACCAAGTAATCGCATACGCAACAAATAATGTAACAATAGACCATGTTGCAACAGTCGTTGGTAAGGTAGCAATTCAGGATATTGAAAAACTAATACATTATATAACTGAGAAAGATTTAACCAGCACTTTGGATTCCTTGCAAACTATCCTAGAGAGAAAACAAGCGGATTTCTTTTTAAGCGATTTAATTGGTTACTACAGAGACCTCATGATATTCAATCTATCTCAAAAAACTGACATGTTTAAAGTGGCCATTTATAATAATGCCTTTATAAATCTTGCTGAGCGAATACCATTATCCAAGATTCCAAGTATTCTTGAAGAACTTACAACGGTACAGTATAAAATAAAAAGTTCTGTATATGCAGCGACATTAATTGAAATTGCATTAGTTAAGATACTCCAACTGGAGCAGGAAATATCAATGAACCAACCGAATATCCAAAATAATGAAAATGAAGCTTCTAGTGAGCTTAATCAGACATTGTTACAAAGCTTACTTGATACCATCGCAACATTCAATCAGCGCTTAGACGAATATGAAAAACAAAAAGAACAACCAATATCTAATCAAAGACGCAGAAATATCCAAATTTATCGTGATCCAAAAGCTAAAGAAACAGCAAAAGATATCGTATTACCAGAAATCACTTGGGAAACCAGCAAATTATTAGAAACATTCCTCCCTAACTGTATTGCTCATATAAAGAAAGATAATCCTTTAATCGCAAATAGTTTAGGAGAAATAGTTCATGCTACTGGATCAAAGCACCATATTATATTCGTAATGGAAAATCCCCAACAAGTTGAGACTTTATATAATCCATTAAATGATTCCATAGTTACTAAAACCATTTCACAATTACTTAGACGTCAAATTACAATGATTTACTTAGAAAAAAGTGAGTGGGAAGAGATAAATTCTAATAAGGAAGTGTAA
- a CDS encoding cold-shock protein, with product MEKGNVKWFNGEKGFGFIEREGEDDVFVHFSAIQGEGYKTLEEGQAVTFDLEQGQRGPQASNVRKAS from the coding sequence ATGGAAAAAGGTAATGTGAAATGGTTTAATGGCGAAAAAGGCTTCGGATTCATCGAACGTGAAGGTGAAGACGATGTATTCGTTCACTTCTCAGCGATTCAAGGCGAAGGTTACAAAACTTTAGAAGAAGGTCAAGCAGTGACTTTTGATTTGGAGCAAGGTCAACGTGGACCTCAAGCTTCAAACGTACGTAAAGCTTCTTAA